ggataaaagtgtctgctgaaCGCATTAATACGCTGATCCTGGGTCTGTTTTAGTGTTGTTCCCTTCAGAGGCATTGGGAGATTGCTTCATAGAGCCCCTGGAACGCATGAATAAGCTGATCCTGGGTCTGTTTTAGTGTTGTTCCCTTCAGAGGCATTGGGAGATTGCTTCATAGAGCCCCTGGAACGCATGAATAAGCTGATCCTGGGTCTGTTTTAGTGTTGTTCCCTTCAGAGATATTGGGAGATTGCTTCATAGAGCCCCTGGAACGCATTAAGAAGCTGATCCTGGGTCTGTTTTAGTGTTGTTCCCTTCAGAGGCATTGGGAGATTGCTTCATAGAGCCCCTGGAACGCATTAAGAAGCTGATCCTGGGTCTGTTTTAGTGTTGTTCCCTTCAGAGGCATTGGGAGATTGCTTCATAGAGCCCCTGGAACGCGTTCAGAAGCTGATCCTGGGTCTGTTTAGTGTTGTTCCCCTCTTAGAGGCAGAACACAGGGTCAACACACTTTTATCAGAAAACATTGCTCTCTTTCttactccctctttctccctttctctccccctctgtccctatctctctctctctctctttctgtctgtgtcagGGTTGAGTTTAATGATCAGTTTTGTTTGTTTGAACATTGTAGAGCATTCTAGAAGCCTCGGTGTCAACGTCGTttcccactggacacacactggttgaatcaatgttgtttcgcactggacacacactggttgaatcaatgttgtttcccactgggcacacactggttgaatcaacgtcgtttcccactgggcacacactggttgaatcaacgttgtttcccactggaaacacactggttgaatcaacgtcgtttcccactgggcacacactggttgaatcaacgttgtttcccactggaaacacactggttgaatcaacgttgtttcccactgggcacacactggttgaatcaacgtcgtttcccactgggcacacactggttgaatcaacgttgtttcccactggaaacacactggttgaatcaacgtcgtttcccactgggcacacactggttgaatcaacgtcgtTTCCCACTggaaacacactggttgaatcaacgtcgtTTCCCACTggaaacacactggttgaatcaacgtcgtttcccactggacacacactggttgaatcaacgtcgtTTCCCACTggaaacacactggttgaatcaacgtcgcttcccactgggcacacactggttgaatcaacgtcgttttcacgtcatttcaatgaaattacattgaaccaacgtggaatagacgttgaattgacgtctttgCTCAGTGGGAAgagtgtttgttgtgtgtgtggttgaattATATAGCAAATACTTTCAGAAACTTGTGCTTGAGCTTTCAGCATGTCGTGTCCAATGGAAACAATGGAATAAAACGTTTAATTAAGTCAACACGACTGTGTTGTCTCTTCCTGTTCACAGAGTGAGTCGGTGAAATACTTCCTGGATAACCTGGACCGGATTGGCCAGCCGGTGAGTGGGCGGAGCTTCTTTACCTTTAACCTTTGATGTCAGAACCTCTGGCCACACCCCCCATCTGATAGTATTACTGACTATGTAATTACATTATTGTTGAATACTGTTGTTGTACATAAATACTGTTCATAAATGACAAACAAAAACAATCAAAGAGCATGATAATATtactgttctcctcctctctctcctctctcctccatccttccatccctctctcctcctctcctccatccttccatccctctctcctcctctctcctccatccttccatccctctctcctcctctcctccatccttccatccctctctcctcctctcctccatccttccatccctctctcctcctctctcctccatccttccatccctctctcctcctctcctccatccttccatccctctctcctcctctctcctctctcctccatccttccatccctctctcctccatccttccatccctctctcctcctctctcctccatccttccatccctctctcctcctctctcctccatccttccatccctctctcctccatcctttaatccctctctcctcctctctcctccatccttctatccctctctcctcctctctcctgcatccttccatccctctctcatccatccttccatccctctctcctctctcctccatccttccatccctctctcctccatccttccatccctctctcctccatccttccatccctctctctcttctctcctccatccttccatccctctctcctcctctctcttccatccttccatccctctctctcctctctcctccatccttccatccctctctcctcctctctacccctcccctctctcctccatccttccatccctctctcctcctctctacccctcccctctctcctccatccttccatccctctctcatcctctctacccctcccctctctcctccatccttccatccctctctcctcctctactcctcccctctctcctccatccttccctccctctctcctcctctctgctcctctctactcctcccctctctcctccatccttccctctctcctcctctctgctcctctctactcctcccctctctcctccatccttccatccctctctcctcctctctccagaacTATATCCCTAGTCGGCAGGACATTCTGTTTGCACGGAAGGCGACTAAAGGAATCGTAGAACACGACTTTATCATAAAGAAGATTCCGTTTAAGATGGTTGATGTGGGGGGTCAGAGGTCACAGAGACAGAAATGGTTTCAGTGCTTCGACGGAATCACATCTATACTGTTCATGGTGTCATCATCCGAGTACGACCAggtaggctacatacagacatacagacagacagacagacagacagacagacagacagacagacatacgtACGACCAGGTACACCCAACCACCAGACCTGAGTATATGAGGTGCGGATGTAGCTGGGAGGTTTTGGGGGTGAAATCACATCTTCAGTTTTAGAGTCAACCGGAAGGGAGACatttctcacctcctctcccataGGTTCTGATGGAGGACCGGAGGACCAATCGGCTGGTAGAGAGCATGAACATCTTTGAGACGATCGTGAACAACAAGCTCTTCCTCAACGTGtccatcatcctcttcctcaacAAGACTGACCTGCTGGTGGAGAAGCTAGGCCAGTCTGACATCACTAAAAACTTCCCAGAATACAGGGGAGACCCTCGCAGGCTGGAGGATGTACAGGTAGGATTTAACACACAGGACCTACAGGTAAGATCTAACACACAGGACCTACAGGTAGGATCTAACACACAGGGTCTACAGGTAGGATCTAACACACAGGACCTATAGGTAGGATCTAACACACAGGGTCTACAGGTAGGATCTAACACACAGGACCTATAGGTAGGATCTAACACACAGGACCTACAGGTAGGATCTAACACACAGGACCTACAGGTAGATTCTAACACACTGGACCTACAGGTAACACATACCTGACCAGGTAAACACACCTGACCAGGTACACAAACACACCTGCCcaggtaaacacacaaacacacctgaccaggtacacaaacacacctgcccaggtaaacacacaaacacacctgcccaggtaaacacacaaacacacctgcccaagtaaacacacaaacacacctgcccaggtaaacacacaaacacacctgaccaggtacacaaacacacctgcccaggtacacacacaaacacacctgaccaagtaaacacacaaacacacctgaccaggtacacaaacacacctgcccaggtaaacacacaaacacacctgcccaagtaaacacacaaacacacctgaccaggtacacaaacacacctgcccaggtaaacacacaaacacacctgcccaagtaaacacacaaacacacctgaccaggtaaacacacaaacacacctgcccaagtaaacacacaaacacacctgcccaggtacacaaacacacctgaccaggtaaacacacaaacacacctgaccaggtaaacacacaaacacacctgaccaggtaaacacacaaacacacctgcccaggtacacacacaaacacacctgaccaggtacacacacaaacacacctgaccaggtaaacacacaaacacacctgaccaggtaaacacacaaacacacctgaccaggtaaacacacaaacacacctgaccaggtaaacacacaatcacacctgaccaggtaaacacacaatcacacctgaccaggtaaacacacaatcacacctgaccaggtaaacacacaaacacacatgaccaggtaaacacacaaacacacctgaccaggtaaacacacaaacacatgtgaccaggtacacacacaaacacacctgaccaggtacacacacacacacctgaccaggtacacacacaaacacacctgaccaggtacacacaatcacacctgaccgtgcttctacacctgcattgcttgctgtttggggttttaggctgggtttctgtacagcactttgagatatcagctgatgtaagaagggctatataaatacatttgatttgatttgatttgattttgatttgaccaGGTAAACACACAAACTCTcaaacctcttctctctctctctctgcaggcgtTCCTGGTGCAGTCGTTCAGTCGTAAGCGGCGTAACCGTGGGAAACCTCTGTTTCATCACTTTACCACGGCGATCGACACGGAGAACATCCGCTTTGTGTTCCACGCTGTTAAAGACACCATACTGCAAGAGAACCTCAAAGACATAATGCTGCAGtgatacacacattatacacacacacattatatacacacacacacacattatatacacacacacacacacattatatacacacacattatatacacacacacacacacacattatatacacacacacacattatatacacacacacacacacattatatacacacacacacacattatatacacacacacattatatacacacacacacattatatacacacacacacattatatacacacacacacattatatacacacacacacacacattatatacacacacacacacacattatatacacacacacacattatatacacacacacacacattatatacacacacacacattatatacacacacacacacacattacatacacacacacacacattatatacacacacacattatatacacacacacacattatatacacacacacacattatatacacacacacacattatatacacacacacacacattatatacacacacacacacacattatatacacacacacacacacattatatacacacacacacacacattatatacacacacacacacacattatatacacacacacacacacattatatatacacacacacattatatatacacacacacattatatacacacacacattatatacacacacacacattatatacacacacacacattatatatacacacacacattatatacacacacacacacattatatacacacacacacacacacattatatacacacacattatatacacacacattatatacacacacacattatatacacacacacattatatacacacacacacacattatatacacacacacacattatatacacacacacacattatatacacacacacattatatacacacacacacacattatatacacacacacacattatatacacacacacacacacattatatacacacacacacacacattatatatacacacacacacacacattatatatacacacacattatatacacacacacattatatacacacacacacacattatatacacacacacacacattatatacacacacacacacattatatacacacacacacattatatacacacacacacattatatatacacacacattatatatacacacacattatatacacacacacattatatacacacacacattatatacacacacacacattatatacacacacacacacattatatatacacacacattatatacacacacacattatatacacacacacacacattatatacacacacacacattatatacacacacacacattatatacacacacacattatatacacacacacattatatacacacacacacacattatatacacacacacacattatatacacacacacacattatatatacacacacattatatatacacacacattatatacacacacacattatatacacacacacattatatacacacacacacacattatatacacacacacacacattatatatacacacacattatatacacacacattatatacacacacacattatacacacacacacattatatacacacacacacacattatatatacacacacattatatacacacacacattatatacacacacacattatatacacacacacacacattatatacacacacacacattatatacacacacacacattatatatacacacacattatatacacacacattatatacacacacacattatatacacacacacattatacacacacacacattatatacacacacacacacattatatacacacacacacacattatatacacacacacacattatatacacacacacacattatatacacacacacattatatacacacacattatatacacacagacacacattatacacacacacattatatacacacacattatatacacacacacattatatacacacacacacacacacattatatacacacacacattatatacacacacacattatacacacacacacacacacacacacacattatatacacacacacattatatacacacacacacacattatatacacacacacacacacacacattatatacacacacacattatatacacacacacacacattatatacacacacacacacattatatacacacacagagacacacattatatacacacacacacacattatatacacacacacacattatatacacacacacattatatacacacacacacacacacattatatacacacacacattatatacacacacacacacattatatacacacacacacacattatatacacacacacacattatatacacacacacacacacattatatacacacacacattatatacacacacacattatatacacacacacacatattatatacacacacacattatatacacacacacacattatatacacacacacattatatacacacacacacacattatatacacacacacacacattatatacacacacacacacacattatatacacacacacacacacattatatacacacacattatatacacacacacattatatacacacacactcacacacattatatacacacacacacacacacattatatacacacacacacacattatatacacacacacacattatatacacacacacacatattatatacacacacacattatatacacacacacacattatatacacacacacattatatacacacacacacacattatatacacacacacacattatatacacacacacacacacattatatacacacacacattatatacacacacacattatatacacacacacacatattatatacacacacacattatatacacacacacacattatatacacacacacattatatacacacacacacacattatatacacacacacacacattatatacacacacacccacacattatatacacacacacacacacattatatacacacacacattatatacacacacacactcacacacattatatacacacacacacacacacattatatacacacacacacacattatatacacacacacacattatatacacacacacacatattatatacacacacacattatatacacacacacacattatatacacacacacattatatacacacacacacacattatatacacacacacacacattatatacacacacacacacacattatatacacacacacacacacattatatacacacacacattatatacacacacactcacacacattatatacacacacacacacacacattatatacacacacacacattatatacacacacacacattatatacacacacacacattatatacacacacacacacacacattatacacacacacacacacacattatatacacacacacacacatattatatacacacacacacattatacacacacacacacacacattatatacacacacacatattatatatacacacacacacacacattatatacacacacacacacacacattatatacacacacacatattatatacacacacagacacattatatacacacacacacacacacacattatatacacacacacacacacacattatatacacacacacacacacacacattatatacacacacacacacacacacatattatatacacacacacacacattatatacacacacacacacacacacattatatacacacacacacacattatatacacacacacacacacacacattatatacacacacacacacacacatattatatacacacacacacacattatatacacacacacacacacattatatacacacacacacatattatatacacacacacacacattatatacacacacacacagagacacacatattatatacacacacacacacacattatatacacacacacacattatatacacacacacacacacattatatacacacacacacacacacatattatatacacacacacacattatatacacacaaacacacattatatacacacacacacacacattatatacacacacacacacattatatacacacacacacattatatacacacacagacacacacattatatacacacacacacacacacattatatacacacacagacacacacattatatacacacactcatagatTCTAGACACACACgttatacacatacatacacacacacacactaacattatatatacacacattatacaggtattatatagagccccccccccctcccctgtgTTTGTAGATTATAGAACCACTAGAAGGGAGGATTTCCCCTTCTGAACAGCGGTCCATGGTGGATGGACCAGACCGGCTGCCATTTTGGTCTTCTGTGGACCCTTGATGGACTGGATGTTAGAGTCACTTGCTCCGGAAGTTCTGCAGTTGTTTGATGCCGTCGGCCATTTTACTTCGACTAGATGGAATTTGCCGCCATTTTGACAGTTCTTGTGGATTTTTAGAACTACATCCGTTCTAGAATTGATCTGTTCTAGAATTGATCTGTTCTAGAATGTATATTTCTATGACCTGAGTAACCACTGCACtgagaagcagacagacagtcctcCTGAACTCTGGACTCTGACCTGTGGAATAGTCAATAGGTCAATACAGGGTCATTATCTGTGGAACCCTGAGAGGTGAAAGGTCAAAGAGGCCTGACCTGTGACCCTGGGGATCGTAGTGGATTATGGGAACTGCAGTCTCAGGACGAGGAAGACTCTTAATGACATCACTGATATGATGACATTGTGGATGACATTATCACAGCAGGAGACCAATCATAGGACTGAGAACTCGTCTAACATCCTGCTTGTCTCCAACTTCTTAcatcagagatagacagagacactaAATAGAGAATTAAGagttggtagagagagagagacagagagagacagagagagagagacagagagagagagagacagagagagagagagacagagagagagagagacatagagagagagagagagagactaaatagaggaggaagagttggtagagagagagaaagagagacagagagagagagactaaatagaggaggaagagttggtagagagagagaaagagagacagagagagagagactaaatagaggaggaagagttggtagagagagagaaagagagacagagagagagatcagtccAGTCATATGTTATGTGATCATCATCGTGTTGCACAAGTGTTCCTCTTGGTGAACTTAAAGtgagtttgtctctctctctctactcccctccccctctccctcctcctatcACATGTTGACGATATCAGTACATCATATTCAGGACAGAAACTCTTAATGtgagtttgtctctctctctctctactcccctccccctctccctcctcctatcACATGTTGACGATATCAGTACATCATATTCAGGACAGAAACTCTTAATGtgagtttgtctctctctctctctactcccctccccctctccctcctcctatcACATGTTGACGATATCAGTACATCATATTCAGGACAGAAACTCTTAATGtgagtttgtctctctctctctctctactcccctccccctcctcctatcacatctctctctctctattctgtcgcTGTAACCActgccccctcttcctctcctttcctccgctgcccccccccccccccccccgcccacacAAAGGAGTGATTgtacccccctctccttctctgttgtGGCTGGAAAGATGAATTAGTGACTCTAAGGGTAAAGGAACCCCCTACCCTTACACCAGAACATCTAGTCTAACTAGTCTAACTAGTTACCAACACTACCTTATAACCactgttcctctctctgcctcctctccagacacggtccctctctctgcctcctcttctccctctccagacactgtccctctctctgcctcctctcctccctctccagacactgtccctctctctgcctcctctccagacactgtccctctctctgcctcctctcctccctctccagacactgtccctctctctgcctcctctcctccctctccagacacagtccctctctctgcctcctctccagacactgtccctctctctgtctcctctcctccctctccagacactgtccctctctctgcctcctctccagacactgtccctctctctgcctcctctcctccctccccagacactgtccctctctctgcctcctctcctccctctccagacactgtccctctctctgcctcctctcctccctctgcagacattgtccctctctctgccaacctctcctccctctccagacactgtccctctctctgcctcctctcctccctctccagacactatccctctctctgcctcctctcctccctctccagacactgtccctctctctgcctcctctcctccctctccagacactgttcctctctctgcctcctctcctccctctccagacactgtccctctctctgcctcctctcctccctctccagacactgttcctctctctgcctcctctcctccctctccagacactgtccctctctctgcctcctctcctccctctccagacACTGTTCCTTCTGTTTATGTGTGTATATAGCCTACTGTGTGTATCCgttctctgtgagtgtgtctaTAGCCTACTGTGTGTATCCGTTCTCTGTGAGTATACTGTAAAACTGTGTCAAAacacactactactatcaccactaaccCCAACGTTACCCTGACGTTTGTACAGTTCCATTGTTGTATCTTCtctaactgttgttgttgttgttgtttattgcaCTGGATGAAATCTCATATAGCGAAATTGATTGGGGAAAAAAACAGATTGTTCTGGAAtaacagaagagaggaggtgtTGCTGTGCACATGTATTGGTTGGTCTGTGTTTGTTATTCTACTGGCTAGCCTTGGTTCTGTTCTGAGCTGTGTTTGTTTTTCTACTGGCTAGCCTTGGTTCTGTTCTGAGCTGTGTTTGTTTTTCTACTGGCTAGCCTTGGTTCTGTTCTGAtaaataaaacactgtgtttGTTTTTCTACTGGCTAGCCTTGGTTCTGTTCTGAtaaataaaacactgtgtttGTTTTTCTACTGGCTAGCCTTGGTTCTGTTCTGAtaaataaaacactgtgtttGTTTTTCTACTGGCTAGCCTTGGTTCTGTTCTGAGCTGTGTTTGTTTTTCTACTGGCTAGCCTTGGTTCTGTTCTGAGCTGTGTTTGTTTTTCTACTGGCTAGCCTTGGTTCTGTTCTGAGCTGTGTTTTTCTACTGGCTAGCCTTGGTTCTGTTCTGATAAATACAACACTGTGTTTGTTTTTCTACTGGCTAGCCTTGGTTCTGTTCTGAGCTGTGTTTGTTTTTCTACTGGCTAGCCTTGGTTCTGTTCTGAGCTGTGTTTTTCTACAGGCTAGCCTTGGTTCTGTTCTGATAAATACAACACTGCAATTCGCTGACCCCACGCCTCACTGTCTCCttattgtgtgtttgtactgggttagtgtgtgtgtgtgtgtgtgtgtgtgtgtgtgtgtgtgtgtgtgtgtgtgtgtgtgtgtgtgtgtgtgtgtgtgtgtgtgtgtgtgtgtgtgtgtgtgtgtgtgtgtgtg
This DNA window, taken from Oncorhynchus mykiss isolate Arlee unplaced genomic scaffold, USDA_OmykA_1.1 un_scaffold_351, whole genome shotgun sequence, encodes the following:
- the gna12a gene encoding guanine nucleotide-binding protein subunit alpha-12; its protein translation is MSGVVRSLSRCLLPAEATREAGGSKDRIRERDAVQEREARRRSREIDAMLARERRAVRRLVKILLLGAGESGKSTFLKQMRIINGKEFDKKALLDFRDTIFENIIKGMRVLVDARDKLGIPWQNSENEKHGMFVMSFEGRGGVAVEPMEFQLYGLALDALWRDSGIQDAYARRSEFQLSESVKYFLDNLDRIGQPNYIPSRQDILFARKATKGIVEHDFIIKKIPFKMVDVGGQRSQRQKWFQCFDGITSILFMVSSSEYDQVLMEDRRTNRLVESMNIFETIVNNKLFLNVSIILFLNKTDLLVEKLGQSDITKNFPEYRGDPRRLEDVQAFLVQSFSRKRRNRGKPLFHHFTTAIDTENIRFVFHAVKDTILQENLKDIMLQ